From Anabaena cylindrica PCC 7122, one genomic window encodes:
- a CDS encoding SWIM zinc finger family protein codes for MVKFSRTWWGDRFIKALENFTDDGRLQRGRSYASSGKVLNFEIEQNHITARVKGSVNPYFGVYKEPTYNISIEIKSIPKSSWNEAIDKLSSKASIVSRLLLNEVPENIEDTFKQLGLNLLPHSSKDFQTKCSCPDYANPCKHIAGVYYLVASQLDNNPFLLFELRGLSKEELQTKLAKSNLGKALSQELNTQEVSLESSTSFYTKLEKQSVDEKPSVREFWLGKKRLPQTIEVPSSSGISAILVKKQGDFPAFWHKDNSFIETMEELYQRVKTKNQSLL; via the coding sequence ATGGTTAAATTTAGTCGGACATGGTGGGGTGATAGGTTTATTAAAGCATTAGAAAATTTTACTGATGATGGTCGCTTGCAACGAGGACGTTCCTATGCAAGTAGTGGTAAAGTTCTGAATTTTGAAATTGAACAAAATCACATTACTGCTAGAGTTAAAGGTTCAGTTAATCCTTACTTTGGTGTGTATAAAGAACCAACTTACAATATTTCCATTGAAATTAAATCAATTCCTAAAAGCAGTTGGAATGAAGCTATTGACAAGCTATCATCTAAAGCTAGTATTGTTTCTAGATTGCTGCTGAATGAAGTCCCAGAGAATATTGAAGATACTTTTAAACAATTGGGACTAAATTTATTACCCCATAGCAGTAAAGACTTTCAAACTAAATGTTCCTGTCCAGATTATGCTAATCCCTGTAAACATATTGCTGGTGTTTATTATTTAGTTGCGTCCCAATTGGATAATAATCCATTTCTGTTATTTGAATTGCGGGGATTATCAAAAGAGGAACTTCAGACTAAACTAGCTAAATCTAATTTAGGTAAAGCACTTTCACAGGAATTGAATACTCAAGAAGTTAGTTTAGAATCTTCTACTTCGTTTTATACCAAACTAGAAAAACAATCTGTTGATGAAAAGCCAAGTGTGAGAGAATTTTGGTTAGGGAAAAAGCGTTTACCCCAAACTATAGAAGTGCCAAGTTCTAGTGGTATATCGGCAATTCTTGTCAAGAAACAGGGTGATTTTCCGGCTTTTTGGCATAAAGATAATTCTTTTATTGAAACGATGGAGGAACTTTATCAACGGGTGAAAACGAAAAATCAAAGTTTACTTTAA
- a CDS encoding ATP-binding response regulator, with protein sequence MTPFSWNSNSTESILLVDDSTKNVCLLKSTLKQEGYRVTVTDRDSEALIKIVESPPDLVLLDTFSPSIDGYEITRQIKQNSHLPFIPVLLVTNCDESSFIQGLQAGADDFLIKPVEQNELLARVRSLLRLKHSINQRDQIARQRCEDFMIKLTHDLRTPLTSAIQLLQMIQKGNFGYNFSEIRKHLQLLTESNQTLLSMVENMLEVYQYETGCKDLEFFLVDLWELAQKVVRELKPLAVVKNLALNAKLNNTQPSAVKVRGDRIELYRLLTNLIGNAIRFTDAGSVEIRLSSTVQGVKIEVEDTGIGISRSEKSFLFERFRQGKHQRRGSGLGLYLSCQIVEAHQGNISVSSTVGKGSIFTVYLPKSHQSYQIRLNEHSLDLEQGL encoded by the coding sequence ATGACACCTTTCTCTTGGAATTCAAATTCAACAGAAAGTATCCTTTTGGTAGATGACTCAACCAAAAATGTTTGCTTGTTAAAATCTACTCTCAAGCAAGAAGGATACAGGGTAACAGTAACAGACCGTGATAGTGAAGCCTTAATTAAGATTGTCGAATCTCCACCTGATTTAGTCCTATTAGATACGTTCAGCCCAAGTATTGATGGCTATGAAATCACTCGACAGATCAAGCAGAATTCCCATTTACCTTTCATACCTGTGTTACTCGTTACCAATTGTGACGAGTCCTCTTTCATTCAAGGGTTACAAGCTGGTGCTGATGACTTTTTGATTAAGCCTGTAGAACAAAATGAATTGTTGGCAAGAGTGCGATCGCTCCTCCGGCTAAAACATAGTATTAATCAACGAGATCAAATCGCTCGTCAGCGATGTGAAGATTTTATGATTAAGCTGACTCACGATTTACGAACTCCTTTGACATCAGCAATTCAACTACTGCAAATGATTCAAAAAGGCAATTTTGGTTATAATTTCTCAGAAATACGGAAACATCTACAATTACTGACTGAAAGTAATCAAACGCTACTGTCAATGGTTGAAAATATGCTAGAGGTTTATCAGTATGAAACCGGATGTAAGGACTTGGAATTTTTTCTCGTTGATTTGTGGGAGTTAGCGCAAAAAGTAGTTCGGGAACTCAAACCTTTAGCTGTTGTTAAAAACTTAGCTCTGAATGCTAAATTAAACAACACACAACCATCTGCGGTGAAAGTGCGGGGTGATAGAATAGAACTTTACCGACTGCTAACCAACTTAATTGGCAATGCTATTCGTTTCACTGATGCTGGGTCAGTAGAAATTCGCCTCAGTTCCACTGTTCAAGGAGTAAAAATTGAAGTAGAGGATACAGGTATTGGCATAAGTCGGTCAGAAAAATCATTTTTATTTGAACGCTTTCGACAGGGTAAGCATCAGCGTCGGGGTAGTGGTCTTGGATTATATTTGTCCTGTCAAATTGTTGAAGCCCATCAAGGTAATATCTCCGTTTCATCGACTGTAGGAAAAGGCAGTATATTTACAGTGTATTTACCCAAGTCGCACCAATCATATCAAATCCGGTTAAATGAACATAGTTTAGATCTTGAACAGGGTTTGTAG
- a CDS encoding response regulator produces the protein MANIRAVIIEDHHLTRVGIRSCLNEQKNIQVVGDTETAAAGLELLQNTKPDIAIVDIDLPDIDGIALVQRFRQSMPPETAAQTKIIMLTSFAHEKMVLAAFASGADSYCVKTIKFELLLEALYMTYEGYSWIDPAIARIVLKHTRQLAAAVTAAKSNAAQTVTISAIDPEQASILEANPLTERETEVLELIVQGFTNQEIANKLYISMGSVKVYVRGILNKLSANHRTQAAVIALRAGLLD, from the coding sequence ATGGCAAATATTAGAGCGGTAATTATCGAAGACCACCATTTGACTAGGGTAGGTATCCGTAGTTGTTTAAACGAGCAAAAGAATATTCAAGTTGTGGGAGACACAGAAACTGCTGCTGCTGGTCTAGAACTACTGCAAAATACTAAACCGGATATTGCTATTGTTGATATTGACTTACCAGATATAGATGGGATAGCACTGGTGCAAAGGTTTCGACAATCTATGCCACCAGAAACAGCAGCGCAAACGAAAATCATTATGCTCACTTCTTTTGCTCATGAGAAGATGGTCTTAGCAGCTTTCGCATCTGGAGCAGATTCTTACTGTGTCAAGACTATTAAGTTTGAGTTGCTGTTAGAAGCACTGTACATGACTTATGAGGGTTATTCTTGGATTGATCCAGCGATCGCTAGAATTGTTCTCAAGCATACTCGTCAATTGGCAGCGGCAGTGACGGCGGCGAAATCGAATGCTGCTCAAACAGTTACCATCTCTGCGATTGACCCAGAGCAAGCCAGTATTCTAGAAGCCAATCCACTGACAGAACGGGAAACGGAAGTTTTGGAGTTAATTGTTCAAGGCTTCACCAATCAAGAGATTGCCAATAAACTCTATATCAGCATGGGAAGTGTAAAAGTATATGTGCGGGGTATTTTGAACAAACTTTCTGCCAATCACCGCACTCAAGCGGCTGTCATCGCCTTACGGGCTGGTTTGCTTGATTGA
- a CDS encoding siphovirus Gp157 family protein produces MVLSLAQQSLAGLSQTAAHLWEQLTNCQTSEEEAAIITAIWETQEVQSEAVDIQAELALQLDAEIAAIKQRLEHLKAVHQSALLRLERWRQKLDETILEHNATGIIPEQIVGNLLRITIKENPPSCDVLVEAEKLPLKYRREKTVYSADKKAIIAAWKKGIPVDGTYVERKRRVVYALTATAIQDFKDSLLP; encoded by the coding sequence ATGGTTTTATCACTCGCTCAACAATCTTTAGCAGGATTATCCCAAACTGCTGCTCATCTCTGGGAACAGTTAACCAATTGTCAGACTTCTGAAGAGGAAGCTGCTATCATCACCGCTATTTGGGAAACTCAAGAAGTACAATCAGAAGCTGTTGATATCCAAGCCGAATTGGCATTGCAACTAGATGCAGAAATAGCAGCTATTAAGCAACGATTAGAACATCTCAAAGCCGTGCATCAATCAGCACTATTAAGACTAGAACGCTGGCGACAGAAATTAGATGAAACCATTTTAGAACATAATGCCACAGGAATTATCCCTGAGCAAATAGTTGGTAATTTACTGCGGATCACAATTAAAGAAAATCCACCGAGTTGTGATGTACTTGTAGAGGCAGAAAAATTGCCTTTAAAATACCGCAGAGAAAAGACTGTTTACTCAGCAGACAAGAAAGCAATTATTGCTGCTTGGAAGAAAGGAATTCCTGTGGATGGTACTTATGTTGAACGTAAGCGTCGGGTTGTTTATGCTTTAACAGCAACAGCGATTCAAGACTTCAAAGATTCACTATTACCTTAG
- a CDS encoding peptidoglycan-binding domain-containing protein, with protein MFSKKPDGYFDRETEKAVKRFQNIYGLKNDGIVGAATWSVLLGMRQKIDQSFPQLIYLLSPQSWFLWNQFLMISCILLGIYYSPLPGSEPTFSKALATAYGLTCIVPFLLDCLPLKQSKQPIFPVLQYAPYVLTGIFWKPILNFVGTLFN; from the coding sequence ATTTTCTCAAAAAAACCTGATGGATATTTTGATAGAGAAACAGAAAAAGCCGTTAAACGCTTCCAAAATATCTATGGCTTGAAAAACGATGGCATTGTTGGTGCTGCAACTTGGTCTGTGTTATTGGGAATGCGACAAAAAATCGACCAAAGCTTCCCCCAATTAATTTATTTGTTATCGCCTCAATCCTGGTTTTTATGGAATCAATTTTTAATGATATCTTGTATTCTACTGGGTATTTATTATAGTCCTCTACCCGGTTCTGAACCTACATTTAGTAAAGCTTTAGCGACTGCTTATGGACTTACCTGTATAGTACCTTTTTTGTTAGATTGTTTACCATTAAAGCAGTCAAAACAACCAATTTTCCCGGTTTTGCAATATGCTCCGTATGTATTAACTGGTATTTTTTGGAAGCCGATTCTCAATTTTGTCGGTACATTGTTTAATTAA
- a CDS encoding peptidoglycan-binding domain-containing protein, translating into MNRLLKSFNILFRIKQPRLYFPAEKQVCVFNKRPIIYRGFTPNSVEDSIIELQKRLYAQGLLANISGRFDLETEEAVKEFQKINNLLVDGIVGSLSWACLLYPKLYLHQKNISPELQDAVKEVQNILYEEGFSQKNLMDILIEKQKKPLNASKISMA; encoded by the coding sequence ATGAATAGACTACTTAAATCCTTCAATATCTTGTTTCGGATCAAACAACCCCGACTTTATTTCCCAGCAGAAAAACAAGTCTGTGTATTCAATAAACGTCCTATAATTTACCGAGGCTTTACGCCCAATTCTGTAGAAGATTCAATCATTGAATTGCAAAAACGTTTATATGCTCAGGGTCTTCTGGCAAATATTAGTGGTAGATTTGATTTAGAAACAGAAGAAGCTGTTAAAGAATTCCAGAAAATAAATAACCTTCTAGTTGATGGAATAGTCGGTTCATTGAGTTGGGCTTGCCTTCTCTACCCAAAGCTTTATCTCCATCAGAAAAATATATCTCCAGAATTACAAGATGCAGTTAAAGAAGTGCAAAATATCCTTTATGAAGAAGGATTTTCTCAAAAAAACCTGATGGATATTTTGATAGAGAAACAGAAAAAGCCGTTAAACGCTTCCAAAATATCTATGGCTTGA
- a CDS encoding tetratricopeptide repeat protein produces the protein MSSQSDGWNMPKTWYRKVLKDWDVDRLLTDLEAKIQERYRQNSKKDLLLGLLCGYSLKKLCKDLHKGNAAVRTVLSNIYRDIETLTGEPNNTVKSSNLVYVLERHGYRRGYVVSAIQSRSIPQNLPSPTYTEFIGREADMKKLLERLSPDHGAHMITVHGIGGVGKTALVLEAAYVCLKASRENLVGLPRFNAIIFTSAKQQELIPDSILRRQQGQRNLRDIFREIAHALGDPTIIQSPPNDQFDRVRQSLSKQRTLLIVDNMETIEDRDQVIEFLYNLPICVKVVITTRERIALLPISLRNLPPDDGLQLIQQQAEEKSIVLNKEESELLYDRTGGIPLAIVYAIGQVSSGYSLNSVLEKLTSATGDVARFCFEQSVQGMKEQPPHKLLMALAIFPDSPIQTALVEVAGLTAAPVSVNDGLARLQQLSLVNLNPDKKRYEMLSLTREYALAELAAYPDFEKEARQRWVKWYLDFAHSYAGEDWEKWIHYNKLEQEEGNLRAVLYWCKDQDHYQEVRDLWLLLNHYANLYAYWDDRLDWLKWLIEQSERRGEWSSLVKIMIRKTWLLIRECSPQSLKDANEMLQQVWVLREHTDLCVQADLAENIVRLRIRQNDYTDARVWLDIEQQLVNQANLEEQKHIRHYVPILYHRAVIFYREHKYTEAKTLFQEVMHSAEKIAWYRVINSAQNWLADIAIEQGDRDRAQQLLIKGLTVAQSSKNKRRLARYQRSLARWEKKWGSLDKARQLSTKAMDSFKHLGMIQDAQEMQFLLDSP, from the coding sequence ATGTCAAGTCAGTCAGATGGGTGGAATATGCCCAAAACTTGGTATCGCAAGGTTTTGAAGGACTGGGATGTAGATCGGTTACTGACGGACTTGGAAGCTAAAATTCAAGAGCGATACAGGCAAAATAGCAAGAAAGACTTGTTACTGGGGTTGCTGTGTGGGTATAGCTTAAAGAAGCTTTGCAAGGATTTACACAAGGGTAACGCTGCCGTCAGAACTGTTCTGAGCAACATATATCGAGATATTGAAACTTTAACAGGAGAGCCAAATAACACTGTCAAGTCAAGTAACCTCGTTTACGTTCTGGAGAGACATGGCTATCGCAGAGGTTATGTTGTATCCGCTATCCAAAGCCGTTCCATTCCCCAAAATTTGCCATCACCAACCTACACAGAATTTATTGGCCGCGAGGCGGATATGAAGAAGCTACTGGAACGCCTGTCACCAGATCATGGCGCTCACATGATTACGGTGCATGGCATTGGTGGTGTAGGTAAAACGGCGCTGGTATTAGAAGCTGCTTACGTATGCTTAAAAGCTAGTCGTGAAAACCTTGTTGGCCTACCCAGATTTAATGCGATTATTTTCACTTCTGCCAAACAACAGGAACTTATCCCTGATAGTATTTTGCGACGGCAACAAGGACAGCGTAACCTGCGCGATATCTTTCGAGAGATTGCCCATGCTTTGGGCGACCCAACGATTATTCAATCTCCTCCCAATGACCAATTTGACCGTGTACGCCAAAGTCTTTCAAAACAGCGAACACTACTGATTGTGGACAATATGGAGACTATAGAAGATCGGGATCAGGTTATAGAGTTTCTATACAATTTGCCGATTTGTGTCAAAGTAGTCATTACGACTCGCGAACGGATTGCTTTGCTACCAATTAGTCTGCGAAACTTACCCCCAGATGATGGTTTGCAGTTGATTCAGCAACAAGCAGAAGAAAAAAGTATAGTCCTTAACAAGGAGGAATCTGAGCTACTTTATGATCGCACTGGAGGAATTCCCCTGGCCATTGTTTATGCAATCGGTCAAGTATCTAGTGGCTATTCTCTGAACTCTGTTTTGGAGAAGTTAACTTCAGCTACAGGTGATGTGGCTCGTTTCTGTTTTGAGCAATCAGTGCAAGGAATGAAGGAACAGCCACCCCACAAGTTATTAATGGCACTGGCGATTTTTCCTGATTCTCCAATTCAAACCGCCCTAGTTGAGGTGGCTGGACTGACAGCTGCTCCAGTTTCTGTCAATGATGGTTTGGCACGTTTACAACAACTTTCCTTAGTGAATTTAAACCCAGACAAAAAGCGGTATGAAATGCTCTCTCTGACTCGTGAGTATGCCTTGGCAGAATTAGCTGCTTATCCAGATTTTGAGAAAGAGGCAAGACAGCGTTGGGTGAAATGGTATCTGGATTTTGCCCACAGTTATGCTGGGGAAGATTGGGAAAAGTGGATACATTACAATAAGTTAGAGCAAGAAGAAGGGAATCTCCGGGCTGTACTTTATTGGTGTAAAGACCAAGACCACTATCAAGAGGTCAGGGATTTATGGCTGCTGTTGAACCACTATGCAAATCTCTATGCCTATTGGGACGATCGCCTGGATTGGTTAAAATGGCTTATAGAACAATCAGAACGACGAGGTGAATGGTCATCTTTAGTGAAAATCATGATTCGCAAAACCTGGCTGTTGATTCGGGAGTGTTCACCGCAAAGTTTGAAAGATGCAAATGAAATGTTACAGCAGGTATGGGTTTTACGCGAACATACAGACTTATGTGTTCAAGCTGACTTGGCTGAGAATATTGTTCGGCTGCGAATCAGACAGAATGACTATACAGACGCACGTGTATGGCTCGATATAGAACAGCAATTGGTGAATCAGGCTAATCTGGAAGAGCAAAAGCACATCCGTCACTATGTTCCTATTCTTTATCATCGAGCGGTAATCTTTTATCGAGAACATAAATATACTGAGGCTAAGACACTCTTTCAAGAAGTGATGCACAGTGCAGAAAAAATTGCCTGGTATCGAGTCATCAATTCTGCTCAAAATTGGCTGGCTGATATTGCGATCGAACAAGGCGATCGCGATCGCGCTCAACAGCTTCTAATTAAAGGTTTAACTGTAGCTCAAAGCAGCAAAAATAAACGGCGTTTAGCTCGCTATCAACGTTCTCTGGCTCGCTGGGAAAAAAAGTGGGGCAGCTTGGATAAAGCCCGTCAATTGTCAACTAAGGCTATGGATAGTTTTAAGCATCTGGGGATGATACAAGATGCCCAGGAAATGCAATTTTTACTTGATTCTCCATAA
- a CDS encoding phytoene desaturase family protein, whose product MNNTEVVVIGSGIGGLSCAALLARYGIDVTVLESHSIAGGAAHAFERNGYKFESGPSLYSGLSYTPSPNPLRQVLDAIGEDLPCVNYDTWGCYLPEGYFDAQVGADQFCEILQKLRGDKAVAEWRKLQEIMTPLGKSATALPPSALRYDLGAVLTMGKFAPALLQQAANVIKLTGSFSNIIDGVITDPFIRNWLDLLCFLLSGLPADGTIAAEVAFMFADWYRPNVQLDYPLGGSGALVDALVRGLTKHGGKLILNAHVEQVLVENNRAVGVRLRSGQEIRASKAVVSNASVWDTLKLIPEGAVPKRYVEKQQATPECDSFMHLHLGIDAAELPENLGIHYIVVNDWDKGVTAPQNVVVVSIPSVLDSSLAPVGKHVIHVYTPGNEPYAIWQGKERNSEEYALLKQERAEVMWQALERIIPDIRSRCEVSLVGTPLTHGRFLRRHHGSYGPAIAAGKGLFLGGNTPLSGLLCCGDSTFPGIGLPAVAASGMIVANAIAPVQKHLQYISETFG is encoded by the coding sequence ATGAATAACACAGAAGTAGTCGTAATTGGTAGCGGTATTGGCGGATTGAGTTGCGCTGCACTCTTAGCACGCTATGGAATTGATGTCACAGTATTAGAAAGCCACTCTATTGCCGGTGGTGCGGCTCATGCTTTTGAACGCAACGGTTACAAATTTGAGTCTGGACCATCTTTATATTCTGGTTTATCTTATACCCCTTCACCTAATCCCTTACGCCAAGTTTTAGATGCCATTGGGGAAGATTTACCCTGCGTCAATTACGATACCTGGGGTTGTTATTTACCAGAAGGCTACTTTGATGCTCAAGTTGGTGCTGACCAATTCTGTGAAATCTTGCAAAAACTGCGGGGAGATAAAGCGGTAGCAGAATGGCGCAAACTCCAGGAAATTATGACACCTTTGGGTAAGAGTGCCACTGCTCTCCCACCATCTGCCTTGCGCTACGATTTAGGTGCGGTGTTAACTATGGGTAAATTTGCCCCAGCTTTACTGCAACAGGCCGCTAACGTCATCAAATTAACAGGGTCTTTTTCTAACATTATTGATGGTGTAATCACAGACCCTTTTATTCGCAACTGGTTAGATTTACTTTGCTTCCTCTTATCTGGATTACCCGCAGATGGGACAATTGCCGCAGAAGTGGCTTTTATGTTTGCAGACTGGTATCGTCCCAATGTCCAGTTAGATTATCCCCTTGGGGGAAGTGGTGCATTGGTTGATGCACTGGTACGGGGGTTGACTAAACATGGTGGTAAGTTAATTTTAAATGCTCATGTGGAGCAAGTTTTAGTAGAAAACAACCGTGCTGTCGGGGTACGTCTGCGGAGTGGTCAAGAAATCCGAGCTAGTAAAGCTGTTGTTTCCAATGCTTCTGTTTGGGATACTCTCAAACTCATTCCTGAAGGTGCTGTCCCTAAACGGTATGTGGAAAAGCAACAAGCAACTCCTGAATGTGATAGTTTTATGCACCTGCATTTAGGTATTGATGCAGCAGAATTACCTGAGAATCTAGGTATTCACTACATTGTAGTTAACGATTGGGACAAAGGCGTAACTGCACCGCAAAATGTGGTAGTTGTATCTATTCCTTCAGTTCTTGATTCGTCTTTAGCACCAGTGGGTAAGCACGTGATTCACGTTTATACTCCTGGTAATGAACCTTATGCTATTTGGCAAGGAAAGGAACGCAATAGCGAAGAATATGCGTTATTAAAACAAGAACGTGCGGAGGTGATGTGGCAAGCTTTGGAAAGAATTATTCCTGATATTCGTTCCCGTTGCGAAGTTAGTTTGGTGGGTACTCCCCTTACTCATGGGCGATTTTTGCGTCGTCATCATGGTAGTTATGGACCAGCTATAGCGGCAGGGAAGGGTTTATTTCTTGGTGGGAATACACCTTTGTCGGGGTTGTTGTGTTGTGGAGATTCGACTTTTCCGGGAATTGGGTTGCCTGCTGTGGCTGCGAGTGGGATGATTGTTGCTAATGCGATCGCTCCGGTACAGAAACATTTACAATATATTTCAGAGACATTTGGTTAA
- a CDS encoding DUF5615 family PIN-like protein → MKLLLDENLSDRIVDKILDLYPDSQHVKTLGLINTDDAIIWEFAKMNSFVIISKDSDFHQRSLLYGHPPKFIYLRIGNSPTSKIVQILRDNLSTITQFDSSDTESILVLT, encoded by the coding sequence ATGAAACTGCTATTAGATGAAAATTTGTCAGATCGCATTGTTGATAAAATTCTTGATTTGTATCCTGATTCTCAACACGTTAAAACTTTAGGACTTATAAATACTGATGATGCCATTATCTGGGAATTCGCCAAAATGAATAGTTTTGTGATTATTTCCAAAGATTCTGACTTTCATCAACGTAGTTTACTTTATGGTCATCCACCAAAATTTATTTATCTGCGTATTGGTAATAGTCCCACATCAAAGATTGTGCAGATTTTGAGAGATAATTTGTCCACAATTACCCAATTTGATAGTAGTGACACGGAAAGTATTTTGGTATTAACTTAA
- a CDS encoding DUF433 domain-containing protein, which yields MSYQDIITIEAGKRSGKPCIRGMRITVYDILEYLAGGMTETEILEDFSELTSEDIKACLAFAADREKKLFVASL from the coding sequence ATGAGTTATCAAGACATTATTACAATTGAAGCTGGAAAACGCAGTGGAAAACCTTGCATTCGAGGAATGCGTATTACTGTGTACGACATTTTAGAATATTTAGCAGGTGGGATGACAGAAACCGAAATTTTGGAAGATTTTTCAGAACTGACATCTGAAGATATTAAAGCTTGTCTTGCTTTTGCTGCTGACCGAGAGAAAAAGTTATTTGTTGCATCTCTATGA
- a CDS encoding type II toxin-antitoxin system HicA family toxin: protein MTRNRRMNVDEVERILERYGFELISQKGSHRKWRNLDRQLQVIVPYHKGRNLPMGTLRNIMTGADIPESEWKTE, encoded by the coding sequence ATGACCCGCAACCGTCGCATGAATGTAGATGAAGTTGAGCGTATTCTGGAGCGTTATGGATTTGAATTGATTTCTCAAAAGGGTAGTCATCGTAAGTGGAGAAATCTTGATCGCCAACTACAAGTGATTGTGCCTTATCACAAAGGACGTAATTTGCCGATGGGTACACTACGCAATATTATGACTGGTGCTGACATTCCAGAAAGTGAATGGAAAACGGAATGA
- a CDS encoding type II toxin-antitoxin system HicB family antitoxin: MKWRVVLEADAETGDWSVWCPELPGCVSAGETEEEALENIREAIALYLEPDPIELKSGTIVREVLVG; this comes from the coding sequence ATGAAATGGCGTGTTGTGCTGGAGGCCGATGCGGAAACGGGAGACTGGTCTGTTTGGTGTCCAGAATTACCAGGTTGCGTTTCGGCTGGAGAAACCGAAGAAGAAGCCTTAGAAAATATTCGTGAAGCGATCGCACTCTATCTTGAACCAGATCCCATTGAATTAAAATCAGGAACAATTGTGCGGGAGGTTTTGGTTGGATGA
- a CDS encoding putative toxin-antitoxin system toxin component, PIN family: protein MRNIEIVQRIKECRDPKDDKFLEVAINGNATHITTGDKDLLELHPFRGVDIITATQFLEIFSAL from the coding sequence ATGAGGAACATTGAAATAGTCCAGAGGATTAAAGAGTGTAGAGATCCAAAAGATGACAAATTTCTAGAAGTTGCTATTAATGGTAATGCAACTCATATCACTACAGGAGACAAAGATTTATTAGAACTTCATCCCTTTAGAGGAGTTGATATTATTACAGCCACGCAATTTTTAGAAATTTTCTCAGCTTTATAA
- a CDS encoding PIN domain-containing protein, with protein MYLLDTDILIDIQRGHAPAIAWFASLLAIPSVPGLVVMELIQNAQNSQRLRDTLKLVAPLPVIWPTEIDCALALSNFTTYHLSDNLGLLDALIGACAVGRGAILCTFNVKHYRVIPNLTTTQPYKR; from the coding sequence ATGTACTTGTTAGATACAGATATTTTGATTGATATTCAGCGTGGTCATGCTCCTGCAATTGCTTGGTTTGCCAGTCTTTTAGCAATACCTAGCGTTCCTGGCCTGGTGGTTATGGAACTCATTCAAAATGCTCAAAATAGCCAACGGTTGCGCGATACTCTCAAGCTGGTTGCTCCTCTACCTGTAATTTGGCCTACTGAAATTGATTGTGCTTTGGCTCTATCTAATTTTACTACCTATCATCTATCAGATAATTTAGGGTTACTTGATGCTTTGATTGGTGCTTGTGCTGTGGGTAGAGGTGCTATCCTATGTACTTTCAACGTCAAGCATTACAGGGTTATACCAAATCTTACTACAACACAACCTTATAAAAGGTGA
- a CDS encoding addiction module protein: protein MNLHPLLKVDISELSIAERIQLAEDLWDSILEQQEELPLSQAQQQELDRRLENYKKNPTNGSSWEDVKKRLGFSQLTIT, encoded by the coding sequence ATGAATCTCCATCCCCTATTGAAAGTTGACATTTCTGAACTCAGCATTGCAGAACGCATCCAACTGGCTGAAGATTTATGGGACAGCATCTTAGAACAGCAAGAAGAACTTCCCTTGAGTCAAGCACAACAACAAGAATTAGATCGACGGTTAGAAAATTATAAAAAAAACCCTACAAATGGTTCTAGTTGGGAAGACGTTAAAAAACGGTTAGGCTTCTCCCAATTAACTATAACCTGA
- a CDS encoding type II toxin-antitoxin system RelE/ParE family toxin produces the protein MNYNLIIQPEAEHDIQNAFEWYESQNPGLGSEFVRAVDACLSGIGRQPLAYQVIYKHVRRVLIRRFPYVILYVFEQNTVFVFACFHAKRDPKQWLDRIE, from the coding sequence ATTAACTATAACCTGATTATTCAGCCAGAAGCAGAACACGATATCCAGAATGCTTTTGAGTGGTACGAATCCCAAAATCCAGGTTTAGGTTCGGAATTTGTTCGTGCTGTTGATGCTTGTCTGTCAGGAATTGGAAGACAACCCCTTGCTTACCAAGTTATCTACAAACACGTAAGAAGAGTATTAATCCGCCGATTCCCTTATGTAATTCTCTACGTTTTTGAGCAAAATACTGTTTTTGTATTTGCTTGCTTCCATGCAAAACGTGATCCCAAACAGTGGTTAGATAGAATTGAATAA